The proteins below are encoded in one region of Silene latifolia isolate original U9 population chromosome 2, ASM4854445v1, whole genome shotgun sequence:
- the LOC141641667 gene encoding uncharacterized protein LOC141641667: MRIEELERFFDDVKYVHLLRDENQFADALSKLAALINIPEHMDSMPICVERRSAPSYVNAIDNPEDSETDLWYTAIFKHKETGEYPSDLDTRGKRALRMLVAQFIRTDDGQLYKKIVQRVLLRCIDKSTSEKVMEEVLTENVGHT, translated from the coding sequence ATGAGGATCGAGGAATTGGAACGATTCTTTGATGATGTCAAATATGTTCATCTTCTGAGAGATGAAAATCAATTTGCCGATGCATTATCAAAATTGGCAGCCTTAATCAATATTCCCGAGCATATGGATAGTATGCCCATTTGTGTTGAAAGGAGATCCGCACCATCATATGTGAATGCAATCGACAATCCCGAGGACAGTGAAACCGATCTTTGGTATACCGCCATCTTTAAACACAAAGAGACGGGAGAATACCCTTCAGACCTCGACACACGAGGGAAGCGGGCCCTTCGAATGTTGGTGGCCCAATTTATCAGGACCGATGATGGGCAGTTATACAAAAAGATCGTCCAACGAGTTCTTTTACGATGTATCGATAAATCAACTTCCGAgaaggttatggaagaagtcctgACGGAGAATGTGGGCCACACATGA